CGGCCTGAGCTGTTCGAGCGCTGGCCCGGGTCGAAGCTCGCCGACCACGCCAAGGGCAATCTGGAGCTGCGGGCCATCCTCGCCGAGGTGTTCGCCGAGCGGAGCACCCAGGCCTGGATGGACTTTGCCGGCCAGCACAACGTGCCCATCGCCCCGGTCAACTCGCCGAAGACGCTCGCCGAGGATCCGCAGTTCAAGGACCGCATGTCGTGGCTCCCCGCCTCCGAGCTGGGCGCCGACCTGCTCCCCAACCCCATCAAGGTCGTGGGCGAGGCGCAGCCCACCCCGAGTAGGGCACCGACGGTCGGCCAGCACACGGACGAGGTCCTGACCACGGTGCTCGGCTACGACGAGGCTCGCATGGCCGAGCTCCGCGCCGCCGGAGCCCTGGGGTAGGCCGGTCAGCGGCGGGGCGCGACCGGTGCCGCCCTGAGGCTCTGGAAGTACTCGACGTCGCTGTCATCGGGCGCGCGGCCCACCCGCGTGGTGGTGTCCACATCGGCCGCCTCGGCCCGCAGGGCGGCCACGTTCCACCGCTCCGGAGGTCGGGCGACCGCAGGATCGAACTGGAAGTGGCGCATGGCGTTCTCGTGGGTGATCTTGTCGATCTGGTCGTCGGTCAGGGACTGGAGAAGCGACTCGAGCGTCTCCGGTCCCCGGGGCCAGCTGCTGTCGGAGTGCGGATAATCCGATTCCCAACAGACGTTGTCGATGTTGAACTCCTCGATGAGCTTGATCCCAACCCTGTCGTTGATGAAACAGCACAGGACACGCTCGCGGAACACCTCGGCCGGGCCGGAGCCGGACGGGAAGCTGTGACGGGTCCAGCCCGCGTGGCGCTCCTGGGTGTGCTCGGCCCGCTGCAGGAAGTACGGGATCCACCCGATGTCCCCCTCGGTCAGAGAGAAGCGCAGGTTCGGGAACCTCCACCAGAAGTCGGCCCACACGAGGTCCCCGAGCGAGTAGATCGACATCGCCGACGACAGGCTCATGGCCACGCTGGGCGGCGCGTCGGGTGAGGTCGCGGCGCTGCGGGAGGACGAGCCGACGTGCAGGCACAGCACGGTGCCGACCTCGGAGCAGGCGGCGAACAGCGGGTCCCAGTAGCCGCTGTGGATCGAGGGGAGCTTGAGGGCGGCGGGGTTCTCCGAATAGGTCACCGAATGACAGCCCTTGTCGGCCAGTCGGCGCACCTCGCCCGCGGCCAGCTCGACGTCGAAGAGCGGAAGGATCCCGCAGGGGATGAACCGGTCGGGATAGGCGGCGCACCACTCGTCGACGTGCCAGTCGTTGTACGCCTTGATCATGATCTCGTTGATGTGGCGGTCCGGGCCCTCGTTGAGGACCTGACCGGAGAACCCGGTCCAGTTGGGGAAGTTGAGCCCCGCCAGCTGCCCGCCGGCCGACATGTCCCGCACCCGCTCGCGCACGTCGTAACAGCCGGGACGCATCTCCTCGTAGCGCTGGGGGTTGACGTTGTACATCTCCGGAGGCTTGCCGGCCACGGCGTTGAGACCAAGGTTGCGGCCTGGCTTCTCGCCGTACCACCACTGCTGGAAGCCCCGTTCGTCCGTGACGACCCGAGGGGCGCGATCGCGGTACCTGGCTGGCACGTGAGCGTCGAACATGTCCGCCGGCTCGGCGATGTGGTCGTCGACGCTGATGAGGACCATGTCTTCGGGGCGCACTGTGGGCCTCCTGGGTACGACTAGCCTCGTATTCTATATACCTTCCTGGCGAGGGGGCCCGAGGAGAGATGTCCACGAACGAGAAGGTCTACATCCACGAGCTGGTCGACATCCTCGGCCACAATCGGGCTCGGTACATGTACCACATGACGGCCAATTGGAGCCCCATCGCCCAGGAGGAACGGCATCAGCTCTGCTACGGCGTGTGGGGTGTGGTGGGGAGCACGTCGTACTGGCCGAGGGTCCTCAACATATGGGAGGAGGACGGCTTCGACGGGCTGGCGGCATCGTTCGGTCACGAGTTCGAGCACCCGGGCCTCCAGGACCCCAAGCTGGCCAAGTGGTGGGCCGAGGCGGCCAAGTATCGCCGCGGCGGGGTGGACAGGATCCTCGTCCCCGCGCCGTGGAGTCGCACCATCGCGGAGCTGTGCGCCGACGGTGTACGGGGGCAGGTCTACGCCCACGAGCAGGTCGAGCTGCCGCAGGGCGGTTCCCGCGACTTCCTCGAGCACGTCCGGGACGCGGCCGTGCCGTTGTACGAGGAGCACGGCTGGGTGCTGGTCGGCGCGTGGGAGACGGCCATGACGAACGAGTCCGAGTGCATCCTGTTGTGGGCGATCCCGTCGTGGGATCGATGGGCGGCCCTCGAGCGTGCCGAGCGGGTCGAGTGCGCCGACACCCCGATCAGACGGTGGCGGCGCGCCAGCTACGACCGGACCATCTCGTCCCAGCGCTTCCTCGTCGTCGACTCACCCCTGTCGCCGTTGCGCACCGGCCGCCAACCCAACAAGTCGGACAGGAGCGACGACTGGCAGGACCTCTGAGCTATCTGGTGTCTGCTCCGCCGGAGCCAGCGCTGTCGAGCAGGCCCCGCTGGCGGAGGACGGCGACGACATTGTCCGCCTGGCGTCTCATCATCCGCTGATACTCGGCGGCGGCCCGATCCCCGTCGCGGCGCTTCATGGCTCTGGCGATGGCCGTCAGCCCCCGGCGTTCGCCATCGATGGCGGCGGGGACGAGCTCGAAGAAGTTGCCCGGCACGAGTCCCGACATGGCCCGAAGCACGACGTTGATCCGTGGCGAGCGCGCCGCGCCCGTGATGGCGGCGTGGAAGTCGATGGCGAGGCTCTCGAGCTCCTCTGTGTCGTCGGTCTCGTTGAACGCCTCGGCCAGCTCGGCCAGCTTGTCCTCCAGGCCCGGCGCCTTGCGCGCCAGCGCCCGCTTGGCCGCGAACCCGTACACCAGGCCGTAGAGCTCGTAGTGGTCTCGGACCGCCTGCTCGTCCAGTGCGGTGACGAAGGCGCCCCGGTGCAGCTCGATGGTCACCCAGCCGCCGCTCTCCAGGGCGATGAGCGCCTCCCGGATGGGGATGCGGCTGATCCCGAGGTCCTGGGCGAGCTCGTCCTGGGGTACCCGCTCGCCGGGGCGCAGCTCGCCCTCGAAGATCAGTCGCCGGATGTACAACGCGGCGTCGGTGCCGCTGCTGCGTCTGGCGAACTGTTGGGCAGAAGCGGTGCGAGGCATTGTCCTCCAGGGGGCGCAACGAGCTCCGTTTATGATGCATATTGTATCGAGACGGACCGTCGCCCGAGGTTGCCGGCGTTCAACTGGGCTCGACGATCGCCCGTGAGACGAGCTCGCTCCGCAGCAGCTTGCCAGCCTCGTTGCGAGGCAACAGCCCGACGTGCTTGAACGCGACCGGCACCTTGTAGGGCGCCAGGTGGTCGCGACATAGTGCTTCCAACTCACCGGCTCGAGCCTGTTCTCCGGTGAAGAAGGCGACCGGTACCTCGCCCAGACGGTCGTCGGGCGCTCCGACGACAGCCACATCTGCCACCGCGGGGGAGAGTCGTAGCACCTCCTCGACGTCGCCCGGGAACACCTTGTTGCCGCCCCGGTTGATGACGTCACTGGCGCGGCCCTCGATCCAGACGAACCCGTCGCCGTCCACCCGGGCGATGTCGCCGGTGTCGAGGTAGCCGTCGGCGTCCACGCGGTCGTCGAGATCGCCCCCTCCTGCGTAGCCGAGGGCCCGGTTGGGCGGCCGCACGTGGAGCCGCCCGGTCCCACCCGGCTCGAGGACCCTGGACTCGTCCCCGACGACTTTGATCTTCACCCCCGGATGGGGCCGCCCGACGGCGCCGATCTTCTCGGGGAAACCCTTGGCATCCGCCGCCGTCCAGCCGATGACCTCTCCGATCTCGGCCTGACCGTATCCGTTCAACACGAAGGCGTGGAACTGTTCGGTGAAGCGTCGAGCCTGGAGCGGCGAGAGCGGCGCGGTGATGCTGCGCACGTACTTGAGAGGAGAGAGGTCGGTGATGTGGGGATCGTCGTTGAGCATCGTGATGGCGGCCGGTGGCAGCACAGTGGAGCGGATCTGGAATCGTCGCACCAGGTCGGCGAACCCCCTCGCCTCGAACCTGTCGATGATCACGAGGGCGGCGCCCGCCCGCAGTCCGAACAGCGCGTTGTAGATCCCGGCGTTGAGGGCGAGCGAGACCGGGATCAGATTGGGGGTCGGTCGGTGGGATCGGTCGCCGGGGCCGGGTCGCAAAGGACCCAGCACCCGATCGATGAGCTCGAGGTAGGCCTCGTGCGTGTGCAGCACGGCCTTGGGCTCGCCGGTCGTCCCCGACGTCCAGAGAACGAACGCGATCCCCGGCTCGTAGGTGCGGCCCCGTGCGCGGGGAGCCAGGCCGGACTCGTCGAGCAGCGCCGCGGGTCGGGTCACGTCCACCACGCGGTCGACCTCGTGCGATGGAGAGCGAGGATTGACGGGAACCCACACGCAGTCGGCCATCCAGGTGCCGAGCATGGCGATGACCGCCTCCGGACCGTTCGGCAGCTGGGCGGCGACGGCCTGGCCGGGATGGAGCCCGCTCTCACGAAGGGCCTTCGCCCACCCGGCTACCGCGCGCCGGACATCGCCTGCCGTGACAGACCGGTCGACCGTGTGCAGTAGGAGCTCGTCGTCGGAGAACGGATGGTCGGTGAGCAACGAGGTCAGGTTCATGAGCTGTTCGCAACGCAGCCGCCCCACGCCACGACAGGGCCGGCGGCGTCGACCATCCGGCTCAGCTGTGTCGGGTCGGCCGCCAGCGATACCGGCTCGGGTCGATCGGCTACGGCCAGTCGTCTGAGCCGGTCCACGTGATCGGCGGGCGCCAGCGCCGGTCCCGACGGATCCCACACCTCGAGAGGGAGGCTGATGCCCAGTTGATCGGCGGCCTCGAGCACCGCTCGCACCGCCGGGCTCGGCGGTGCGTCCACGACCGCCAGCACCGACCGGGACGGACGGCGCAGCCGGGCGGCCAGGGCGCAGGCAGGAGCGAAGCCGCCGGCGTCGCGCTCCGCCGGCACCTGCACGGCGCCCAGCTCCGTCGTGGCCAGGGTGCGCGCCACCCAGTAGCCGGAGACGCCGGGGTCGGCCGCTACCAGGCCACCGGTGCCGAAGCACTGCCCGTAGTGGAGCGTCACCCGGGTGGGGGCGAGAGGACCCGCATCGACCGCCCAGCCCTGCTGGGTGACAGTGGCCAGGGCCGCCCGCAGGGGCGGCATGGTCAGCTCCGTGTCCGGCCGGGACCACCGCTCGGCGAGCGGCCCGAGAGAGCCCGGGGGTGCGACGAGGAACGGCGCCACTTGCCAGCGCTCATCGGGGGCCTCGGCCGCGTCCACCCCGGTGGCCACGATCAGGTCGGCAGCTCCCAACCCGCCGAGCTCGAAGTCGAGCGCCTGGAGACCGACCGTGGCCCAGTGGTGTCGGCTGCGCCAGTCCAGCACGCCCTTGGCGCCCCAGGTGTTGAGCACGCCGAGACTGCCCACCGCGGCCAAGGCGTTCA
This Acidimicrobiales bacterium DNA region includes the following protein-coding sequences:
- a CDS encoding amidohydrolase family protein → MRPEDMVLISVDDHIAEPADMFDAHVPARYRDRAPRVVTDERGFQQWWYGEKPGRNLGLNAVAGKPPEMYNVNPQRYEEMRPGCYDVRERVRDMSAGGQLAGLNFPNWTGFSGQVLNEGPDRHINEIMIKAYNDWHVDEWCAAYPDRFIPCGILPLFDVELAAGEVRRLADKGCHSVTYSENPAALKLPSIHSGYWDPLFAACSEVGTVLCLHVGSSSRSAATSPDAPPSVAMSLSSAMSIYSLGDLVWADFWWRFPNLRFSLTEGDIGWIPYFLQRAEHTQERHAGWTRHSFPSGSGPAEVFRERVLCCFINDRVGIKLIEEFNIDNVCWESDYPHSDSSWPRGPETLESLLQSLTDDQIDKITHENAMRHFQFDPAVARPPERWNVAALRAEAADVDTTTRVGRAPDDSDVEYFQSLRAAPVAPRR
- a CDS encoding long-chain fatty acid--CoA ligase, which gives rise to MNLTSLLTDHPFSDDELLLHTVDRSVTAGDVRRAVAGWAKALRESGLHPGQAVAAQLPNGPEAVIAMLGTWMADCVWVPVNPRSPSHEVDRVVDVTRPAALLDESGLAPRARGRTYEPGIAFVLWTSGTTGEPKAVLHTHEAYLELIDRVLGPLRPGPGDRSHRPTPNLIPVSLALNAGIYNALFGLRAGAALVIIDRFEARGFADLVRRFQIRSTVLPPAAITMLNDDPHITDLSPLKYVRSITAPLSPLQARRFTEQFHAFVLNGYGQAEIGEVIGWTAADAKGFPEKIGAVGRPHPGVKIKVVGDESRVLEPGGTGRLHVRPPNRALGYAGGGDLDDRVDADGYLDTGDIARVDGDGFVWIEGRASDVINRGGNKVFPGDVEEVLRLSPAVADVAVVGAPDDRLGEVPVAFFTGEQARAGELEALCRDHLAPYKVPVAFKHVGLLPRNEAGKLLRSELVSRAIVEPS
- a CDS encoding GntR family transcriptional regulator, with the translated sequence MPRTASAQQFARRSSGTDAALYIRRLIFEGELRPGERVPQDELAQDLGISRIPIREALIALESGGWVTIELHRGAFVTALDEQAVRDHYELYGLVYGFAAKRALARKAPGLEDKLAELAEAFNETDDTEELESLAIDFHAAITGAARSPRINVVLRAMSGLVPGNFFELVPAAIDGERRGLTAIARAMKRRDGDRAAAEYQRMMRRQADNVVAVLRQRGLLDSAGSGGADTR